A window of Haliscomenobacter hydrossis DSM 1100 contains these coding sequences:
- a CDS encoding SDR family oxidoreductase, with protein MMNTESGFRLDGKLALVTGCNRGIGRGMAEGLAEAGADIIGVSSSLGLEGSEIGDYVQSLGRKFYPYQADFSQRDTLYDFINKVKQDFPVIDILINNAGTIMRKPAAEHPDEYWDRVIEINLNSQFVLAREIGKDMVARGSGKIIFTASLLSFQGGITVPGYAASKGAIASLIKALANEWAGQGVNVNGIAPGYIATDNTEALRNDPVRSKTILDRIPAGRWGEPADFKGPVVFLASEASSYVNGTILTVDGGWMGR; from the coding sequence ATGATGAATACGGAAAGTGGATTTAGGCTGGATGGAAAGTTGGCGCTCGTCACGGGGTGTAATCGGGGCATTGGCCGGGGCATGGCCGAAGGGCTGGCCGAAGCCGGAGCTGACATCATTGGTGTATCCTCCAGTTTGGGATTGGAAGGCAGTGAAATTGGCGATTATGTGCAGTCACTGGGGCGCAAATTTTACCCTTATCAGGCCGATTTCAGCCAAAGAGATACACTGTATGACTTCATCAATAAAGTAAAGCAGGATTTCCCAGTCATCGACATCCTGATCAACAACGCGGGCACCATCATGCGCAAACCCGCCGCCGAACACCCGGATGAATATTGGGATCGGGTCATCGAAATCAACCTCAACTCCCAATTTGTACTTGCCCGCGAAATCGGTAAAGATATGGTGGCTCGTGGCAGTGGAAAGATCATCTTCACCGCTTCGTTGTTGTCCTTTCAAGGCGGGATCACCGTACCCGGTTATGCGGCCAGCAAAGGCGCGATTGCCAGTTTGATCAAAGCCCTCGCCAACGAATGGGCGGGCCAAGGAGTCAACGTCAACGGTATTGCGCCGGGCTACATCGCCACCGACAACACCGAAGCCCTGCGCAACGACCCCGTACGCAGCAAAACCATCCTGGATCGCATCCCGGCTGGCCGTTGGGGCGAACCCGCAGACTTCAAAGGCCCGGTCGTCTTTTTGGCTTCCGAGGCTTCCAGTTATGTAAATGGCACCATCTTGACCGTTGACGGCGGTTGGATGGGACGATAA